Genomic DNA from Filimonas effusa:
GTTACTGAAATAAGAAAGATAACGGCGCCTTTTATCGGTATAGGTGGGCGCTCCGCCAATACTGGTTGAATAACCTGCCGGAGAATAATACGCGTAGGAACCAAAGTTTACAGGTGTTGAGATACCGGTTTGCGGATTATAACCATAAATAGTGTTTGTTGCTCCTGTAATTTGTGTTTGCCTGATCTCGCTGCCTGCAATTACATTCAGTTGGTGAATACGGTTAATCACCTTATTATAAGAAAGCTGTCCACGCAACGCATAGTTATTCACTTTTACATCGCTCTGGGAAAGAATGCCTGTACCGTCAGGTAATATCAGCTGCTGCTCCGTTGGCGCCGAAGGATAGTAAGCACTATTAACGGTGTTTCTGAAATAGTAAGTACGCGGATCATAATAATTTTTTGCGCCACCGAAAGACCGCTCGTTCGTGTACATTACACTCGCCTCAAGCCCTTTGTAAACAGGCACTTTCAAATCGATATTGGCTACATAGTTATTATCATTACTGGTATTATCGCCATAGTTCAGCTCATCCATATAGTTATAGGTCCAGGAACGGTAACCAGAAACAGTGCGTGTCCAGTCCGGGTTCGTTCTGTCGTAATTGATACCTTTCCCGTTTTCATCTGTTATCAACTGGTAAGGCAACAAAGGCGAATTGTTGGCATTAAATAGTGAAGTAAGCGCAAGACCATTGTTATTGAGCTTAAAGAAAGATCCTTTGAAGCTCGTTGTAAGCGTTGCTATCTTAAACAGTTTCCAGTTGTTGTTAAAAGTCAGTGTAAGGCGACTACCATCCGACCTTCTTGTATTAGGTCTTTCCTTACTGTAAGAAGCAGAATAGAAATAGCTGGAATAGTTGTTGCCACCACTTACAGACAGGTTATACTGCTGCGAATTGGCGGGTTGCAGAATATACTTGTTGATCTGATCGTAGTTGTTGATACGGGACAAGGAATCGATAGAGGCGTCGTAGGCCGCCTGGGAAATTAAACCGGCCTGTCTTTTTAATGCCAGCGCAGAAGCCGGTGCAGGATAGTAAACCGCGGTATTATAGCTGGAAGCATTGATATTAGTAGCATTCAGGTAACCACGGCGAACCAGTTCCGTTTCATAATCTATCATTTCAGCGGAGTTCATCATATGCAGGTAACCGACATCCGGCTTGCCCGCAATAGAAGCGTTGGCCGAAAAAGAAATGGAAGGCACCTGGTTGGCGCGCCCTTTTTTGGTAGTAATAACCATCACCCCATTGGCAGCACGTACGCCCCAGATAGAAGCTGCTGCCGCATCTTTAAGAAAACTGATACTTTCTATATCATCGGGGTTGAGCGTAGAGATATCCATTTCGGTGATAGCGCCATCAAGCACTACCAGCGGAAAAGTCTCCGCATTGAAAGTACTGGTACCCCTGATGGCCATATCGTAGTCGTTTCTGCCCGTTGTACGCGTGGCGCTGGAGGCAGAACGCAGGTTACCGGAGCCAGCATAAACAAAACTCCTGTCCCCTCCCCTCACATTGATCTTTACACCGGGAATCATGCCCTCGATACGCTGGATAACGTTAGGCACCGGCACCTTTTCTATTTCCTTCGCACTAATAGTAGAAAAAGAGCCTGTAGCCCTTTCTTTGGGCAACTGCTGCAAACCGGTGCTAACCACCACTACTTCATCCAGTGTATTCTTGCTATCAGGCAGCATTTGTACAGTGATGCTGTTACGGCCGTTCACACCCACTGTTTCGGTAAGAAAGCCTACATAAGTAAATACCAGCGTGTCGTTAGAAGAAACGTTGGAAACAAGGAATTCCCCCCTGTCCGAAGTCTGGCTGCCATTGTTGGAACCCTTTACCCAGATATTCACAAAAGGAAGTGGGGTTCCTCTTAAATCAGTAACCAAACCACGCACCGTTTGTTTCACGGGTGCCTGTCCCATGTTAACCACTACTTCAATCTCCCTGGAAGGTGCAGGCGTATTACCCTGGAAGAAGCTGGCACTGCGGGCTACAATAGAATATGCATTATTGCTGACATACAGGAAGATCAGGTTATTAGGATAGAGCAGGCTCTTCAGTATCTCCGGAACCGTTTCGCCTTTAAGCGCCTCTTCCGTTGTAAACTTTCCTTCCAGCAGGTTATGTTCGTAAGCAAATTTTGTCCCGAACTTTTTCTCTACTGCTTCTATCGCCTGTTTTAAGGAAATACGTTTTGCTTTCTGTTGCTGGGCTTCAGCAGATTTACTTCCCACGATCACCGGAAACAGCAGCAAACAAAACCTAAGCAGATAAACAGTTGTTTGTCTCATACTTTTTTAAAAGTTTTAAATCAGCAGTATGAAAGCCTTACCTCGATTTCAGGTAAATAAGCTTCCCGTTTCGCTCTATATCGGTATTCAGAATGTTGGCCAACATGAACAGCAGATTGTCCTCTGCTCCTATTGAAATAGTACCGTCTATAGTTTTTTTGGCAAGGGCCGGATTGTCTAGTACAATCCTGTACCCATACGTATCTTCATAATTATTGATAATATCCTGAACGCTCATGCCATGTGCAATGATCTTGCTATCGATCCATGCAGCAGGCTGGTTGGTCAGTTCGTTGACATGAGTGGTAATCAACGAATCGTTTACCAGCCTTACAGCGGCACCCTGCTCCAACAATACGGGATTACCCTGCCGGCTATTGGTTACACTGATCTTTCCTTTAATCAGTGACACCGCTATTTCGTTCCGGCGTTGTTTAATATTGAATGTAGTACCCAATACCTGTACCTGTAACGGCCCGGCATAGGCTATAAAACGTTCCCCGGGCGCTATATGACTGGTATCGCGGTTGATATGAGCCACCTCGAATAAAGCCTCTCCTTTCAACCATACTTCCCTTTTGTTCCGCAACCACCAGGCATGATAATAGGTTAAGGATGAATTGGCATTCAGGGTAATGATGCTATGATCGGGCAATTCTACCCTGCGGTGTTCGCCGAGCTGCGTGCTTATGACCACTGGCGTACGGTAATACCATACCGATGCAGCCACCAACGCCAGGCAGGCCGCAGCACTTGCCGTCCAGAACCGGATACGGCGGATACGCGTTATCCTCCTTTCCTCAGCACCAATACCAGCCCTTATTCCAGCCAGCATGGTACTTTCAAATGCGTCATCGGGCCTGATACGTTCGGCGCTTAGCACGGCATAGAGATATTGCTGCGCTTCGTTAAAAGCAGGCATACTCGCAGGATTGGTTTGCAACCACTGCTCCCATTGCGCAACCACAGCCGGTTCCGCATCTCTTATATAAAGGATGAAGAAGTTGTCATCTAAAAAATCAGCAGCAGTATAGTCGTTATATTTCTCCACGCAGTATCTCTTTATATGCCTTGTAAATACAAACAACAAAACCTGCGGAATTACCCCACAGGACAAAAGATTTCTTCATATTATTTTGATTATAATATCTAAAACACTCTTTGATTTGCTATTGACTAGCAAAATCACGGCGTTATTTTTCGGGTTTTATTGGTCAGAGCGGGTTTATTTCATGAAGTATAACCTGCAAACAGCAAGTAATACGAGGATATCGTTCTTCGGAAGGTTGAGAATCTCTTTCAGGGCGTCGATCGCCCTGTAGTTGAGCTTATAAATGCCTTTTACGGAAATATCCATGAGCTGCGCTATTTGCTCATAGTCCATTTCTTCGAAATAACGTAGGTAAAGCACCTCTTTCTGGCGGCCGGTAAGCTGGTTGAGCGCTGCCATGAGACGGATGGTTTGCTCATCGGGCTGACGGGAAGGCGGGAGCTCCTGCTCCACGAAGTTCATTTTAAAGAAAGCATTTTCTTCGAGTTCTACAACCGGGGTACGGGCTTTCCTGATATCCGAGTTCAGCAGCAGATTTTTCAGGGCGGCCATGAGATAGTACTTGATATTCGTGGTGGCACTAATGGAGTTCCGTTTTGTCCAGAGCCTTACAAAAAGGTCCTGGATGCAGTCTTTTACCAGGTCCTCGTCATCGGCCTTACGCATACCATACTCATAAAGATTTTTATGATATAAGGCATAGATGGCTTCAAACGATTCCCTGTTACCGTTTAAAAACTCATTCCATAAAGTACTGTCCTCTTTTCTCAAGACAGTAAAGATAATTAAAAAAGCAGGCGGCCCCCTTGTTCCCCGCCAAAGAACCGGATCACAAAATGGGAACTAACCTGGCGTTAATCGCCGGTTCTCAAATGCTGCAGTTTATCCATCTTATCCGCAGCAAACAGAAACAAGCGGCCGCAGGCCAATATTAGGCTAATCGAGATGGAATACCCTCGTGAGCGGCGTAGTTTGTGGCGAAAAGTCGGAATTGGTTTCCATGATGTCCGACATATATGCCCACCATTCCTGCACCAGCTCGTTATCACCAAGACTTTGTGACGAAGTACCCGAGCAGTATTGCACTCCAAAGAGTGTTCCCGTAGTTTCATCACAAAAGATATCATAATCGCTGATACCCGATTTCTGTATTAAGGTTGCGAGACTTGGCCAGATAGCATCATGGCGCTTTTGATATTCGGCGAGGCAACCAGGTTTTAACTGCATTTTAAAAGCAATCCTTTTCATATGGCTTAGGTTTTAGTATTCTACTGAATGCGTAGCTCCATCTCTCATCACCAGCTTCACAGACTTTTTATCCTTGGCAATCTCTATTTTTTTAACAGGCATTAATTCTTCATCGGTCCAGCGCTGGCCTGATTTCTTCCATAGCATTAAGGTAGCATAAATAGCGGGATTTTCAGCGGCCGGAGCAGCAATTGCAGTAACATTTATGACTTTGCTGATACGGCTCACCGGGTGAATACCTTCCGCCTTCTGCACCACTGTTTTCTGCCATCCTTGCAATGGTATCATAGCAAGCTGATAAACACCGTTATCGATAATTTTTATCTCGTATTGTTTTAGCTTACGCGTCGTTTCCGTAATGTTCCCCTTTAATTGGGGGAGTGCATAATGCCCCAATACCATGTTTACACTGTCCGAACTGATATTTCTGTCGATACGCAGAATGCCATTGGGTAGCGGCAGATCAGCTAAGTTGAAACGCACTGCCGGATTGGTTTCAAGTTCCGCATCACGGTAGTAAATACCCTTATCAAATTTTTTAAAGTTATAAAGACGCCAGGGTTCCCAGAACTTATCTTTATTCAGGAAAATATAATTCATGGCAACAACACCTTCGGCACTATCCGATTGCCAGGGAAAGGCGCTGTTATAAGATAAGCGGTTATAGTTCTCGCTGGCGCGGAAAGGCTCATTCGCTTTAATCGCCTTTACATGACACCAGGCCCGGATCTCAGAAGCGCCGATATTAGGATAATCGGTAATCAGGATATTGGAACTGTCCTGGAATTTATGATATATATTCCCTTCTTTCAATTCAGTTCCCCATGCACCTTCATTTTCTTTGGCCGTCCAGAATGGACTGCTTTCCGGTACCAGCAAACCCAGGAAAAGTTTACCCATCCAATAAACACTGCCACGGCAGCTATAAGGCTGAACAGCAGGTTCGTAAGCGCCATAAAAACCAAGCGTGGGTACGTTATCTTCCAGGAACTCGGGATTTTGAAGAAACTGCAGCATAACACCCGATGCAATCCTGCGCATCCAGCCATAGTTCACACCCGTATCTTTCACAAGCCCCATTAACGGAAATGGAATGGCCGACCCGAAACGATAACTCATACTACGCCCCCACATGATCATTTCCCCATTCCTGCTGAAGAGATAGGGATAGCTGGATTTCAACTCACGAAAATTACTTTCAAAGATTTCAGCCTCACGCGGGAAATATTTCTTACCATAGAGTTCCGCCCATATAGGCCCGTACATCTGGAAAGCCCACATACTGTAATAATCGTACGCAGGTGCATCGTTATACCACCCATTGCCGCGATAATGAGCAAGTGACTTATCGATATATTCCTTTAATAATTTTTCATTAACAGGATATCCTTTGTCTTTAAAGAAACTTAGCACAAAAATATTGAAGAACTTCCAGTTGGAGCCAACAGTGGGGCCATCGCCATAACTGATCATGGTTTGGGCAAGCAGATCTTTTTGTTGTTGTGGCAAAGGCTCCCAAAGGACTTCAGGGATTACAGAGAGAGAAACAGCCAGCGCACCAAACTCTACCAGGGTTTGTGTAGGCCAGGTAATACTACCACGGGGTCTTATATAAGCGGTACTGTTGGAATCAAGTAACTGGCTAATATGATAACGATAGTAATCGGCAACTTTAATATTGTTGACGGTAAGCGAAGGATCTTCCTTTAACAGCGGCACCGCAATGAATAACGTACGGCAAAGGCCTTCCAGCAGCTCCGTTCTGTCGATACCCGGCTTACGCGGATAACTTTTACCCGGTTGTTTGGGAAACTTCATCGGATCCTCTATCGAATGGATATAACTGAATGCGCCCTGAAGTAAATATAAAGCCGCGTCTTTCCAGTGCTGACGCGTTACGCCTGTCAGCGGACTTGTATTCCAGTCAGGCTTCTCGATCCGGAAAACAGTTTTTTCTTCAGGCATGGTATGGAGAGCACTACTGGAAACAACTGTAGCCGACTGGGCAAAAACACCAGGGCCGCCACAGCAGGCAAGTAATAATATGTAACAAATAAACTTTTTCATTGCAATAAATGGTAGATGACTGAAATATTGGTATCCTTTCAAAAAGATCACTCGGTCGCTTTTTGATAAACTCTTACATAATCCACCTCATACTTCCGGGGAAAGCTGGTATGGGAAGGATCGCCGCCATTCATACCACCTATAGCCATATTGATGAGCATATAATGCGGCTGCTGAAACGGGTTAAAACCACTGTTGTCTTTATTGGCCAGCTCACTCATCTCAACCTTATTCAATAACTGATCGTCAACATAAAGCGCAACATACTCTTTGGTCCAATCCATACGCCAGATATGAAATTGTTCCGCCCAGGCTTTGCCGCCGAGCGAATCCACCTTATAAGTATTACTGAACCAATGTGCATTCCTGTTAGCTCCCAGGCAGGCGATGTTGGCGAGCAGCCTGCCCTTATAATACTCCATGATATCTATTTCCCCATTGGCAGGCCAGGGCTTGCTCACACCCAATGTCCACCAGGCAGGCCAGATGCCTTCACTGATGTCTATCCTGGCTTTAAGCTCAAAGCGGCCATAAAGCCATTCTCCTTTGCCGCGGGTTAGAATGCAGGATGAAGTGTAGTCGATATCCGGCCGGCTCTTGCGCCAGTCCCTGCTACCCTCTTTATAACCGGGATTAGGTTGTTTTGTTTTTTGGGCTTCAATAACCAGCATACCGTTGCCGCAGTTCGCATTATCAGGCTGGTACCACTGTAGTTCATTATTCCTGACAAAGCCATATTCATAGCCCCATTTGGCAGAATCCGGCTTACCATTATTATTGAATTCATCCGACCATACCAGGCGATAACCATCGTCTGGTTGTGAAGCGCCTTCTGCAACTGATGCGGCTTGCAACATGCCGGGGCGCGCAACAACTGCTTCAGCTTTGGATACCTGGTGTGCTGTGACAACCGCCGTACCACGGGGAGCATCGGCTGCAGTGGCAACTACTGCATTTTGTTGCGCGCTGCAGGCAACAAAGCTCAGCACAGCCGACGCAAGTAATAAGTTTATTTGTATCATACCAATCATTTTAATAAGCAGTTTTACCACCCAAAAAGCGATACATTTCACAGGATGCCAGCAGGAAAGCCCCTACACCGAAATTGGCTGTAGAATTCACATTCACTACCTGTCCGGGAATAGCCCTGTCTCCTATAGGCTGCACATACCCCACCTGTCCATTGGGTTGCAAGGCGGTCCGGGCAAGATAATTCCAGCCTTTCAGCGCAACAGGCAGATATTCTTTTTTATCTAGTATGCCATTGTTGATACCCCAGAGTAGTCCATAAGTAAAGAAGGCCGTCCCACTGGTTTCCGGACCTGGCGCATGCGCCGAATCAAGGATACTCCTGGACCAATAGCCATCCGGCTGCTGCGACTTGCTAATGGCAGCGGCCAACTCTTTAAACCTGCTCACATAATGCTGACGATATTTATGACTGGCCGGCAGATCTTTTATCACCTTCGCCAATCCCGCGAATACCCATCCATCCCCTCTTGCCCAGAAGTCTTTTTTACCGTTAACAGATTTATGTTTGGGATACACATACCTGGCATCGCGATAATACAGGTGCTCCGAAGCATCGTACATGATACTGTCCGACCAGTTCAGGTATTCATGTAGTTTTTCAAGATAAAGCTCATTACCAGTCACCTTATATAACTTGGTCATCACAGGCATTACCATATAAAGACCATCGACCCACCACCAGTAATCCCGGTTGGGAGTACTCATCTGGTATTCCATCACCTCGCGGGCACGGGCTATTTTGTGATCCTGTTTATCCAGATTATACAAATCGATATAGGTTTGAAAGCAGATCTGCCAATCACCGAACAACACATAATCATCCTTTTCGCCATATTGATATTTCCAGGCCGCTTTGTCGGCCGATTTCGCCCCCATCCATTTATTATGTTCTGCCCAGTCTTCGGAATACTTTTTATACTGCTCTTTCCCCGTTACAAAAAAAGCTTCCATGTTTCCCGTATGATAAGCCGCTTCATCCCAGAACGATCGTTGCTGCGGAGAATGTTGTTGCTGCCAGTGTTCGTTCACTTTTGTGATCACCTCCGTCACCTGGTCGGGAGTCCACCCCACGGAGTGGCTGCTTTTACGACTGCTGCCGCATGCCGTTATACAACAAGCTATTGTAATAACAGCTACATACCGGGCTATTGAAATCTTCGTGATAGCCATAACGTTCTTATTCATAGTTATTTTTTTAAAGGTTGCCATTGCAGTACCTGTACCATTTGAGGAGGTGTATTGGTAGCACCCTCTCCATCGGCCTGTTCTACATATTGTACAAAAGCATGAAACTGCTTTTTCTCCAGCCATAAGTTGATATCGTAAGTAGGTTCCCACGATCCTACAGCAGCAGAAGACAGATCAGTCAGCACCCATTGTTTGCCCTTATTCACAGCTTTATTAAGCGCCATAGACACCCTATTATTCCTTTCTTCATCACGAAACCACACCGCTACCGACAAGTCTTTTCCAGAGCCCCAGCAAATCACCTGCGGCCTCGATATTGGTATACGTTTGGTTCCACCACCACTAAGACTAAATGCAGTTTTCCGGAAAGCAAGATCATTGATGCACCATTTGTTATTGAAACGGTATACCAGGTGGTACTGCGGAACAACTGTCCCGGAATCACGCCAATAAGTAGCGATGAAAGGGTTGCCCTTTTCATCGGTTGTCATGGAAGTCTGGTTGATTAGTTCACTGCCCTGCGGTATCTTACAGGCATATTCCGCATTGGCTGCAGTAATAGGCAGTTGATACTGATTGCCGGAAGAAGACTCCCAACTGATGCCGCCATCACGGGATACCGCATAACACAGATCATGATTGCTGGCAACATCCGGGCTTTCACGCCACACCCATGAAATATGAATCCCGCCCTTGCCATCTACACAAGCCTGCCAGTAAGCATTACGTTTACCCTCGCCATCGATAAGATTCCGATGCAGCATCACCCATTTCTTTTCACGAACCGAGTACTTGTTGATGACCATATTGCCCTGCCCCGATCCACCGTCGCGATAAAAGAAAAGCAGATCCCCATTGGCAAGCCGGTAGAACTCAGGATAACTAAGTTTGGTTTCGGCAATACCAGTCATGGACATCGGCTCCAAAAACTGTAACGAACCCGGTGTGATACTCCTGGTATATTTCAAAGGACCGTTATGATGATCCCAGGCCAGGTGAACAAAACCTTCACCATCAGCCATGATACTAATGATGTTGTGTGCGTCGCGGGCATTGCCTTTAAAAGGCGTTTGCTGCAACTGCCATTCTTTTCCACCAATGCGCCGTTTACCCACAACCACATAAGCGTCTTTATTATAGAAAGCAACGAACTGGGTATCCCCCCGGGAAGTAAGAGAATTCTTGCGAAACACCGCTGCATTCACGGAATTACTGGCCCAGCCTTCGGCTACATCCACCCATTCCAAACTGCCTGGTGTAACAAAATTCTTCTGCGCCTGTACAGCAGTGGTGCTGTACAGCAATAATAAAATCCCCGGTAGAATAATCCTTGCGTTCATATTTTTGATCTGTTATATTTATCTCGAATCACTCTTATCAACCTGCATACTTTCACCTAACACTTTCCGGTACTTTTTAATATAGTCCGATGGGTTCATCCCAAAAAGCTTATTGAACTGTACCCGGAAATACTTGATATCACTGAACCCCACCTTATAAGCCACTTCATTCACAGTCGCCCGGGAGATGATAAGCAACTCGGCCGCCTTGCGAAGCCGCAGAAACCTGATAAAAGCATTCGCAGACTGACCAGATATCAGCTTTATCTTCTTATATAAATAAGAATGACTCATCCCTATCTCGCGGGCAAGTACCTGGATAGAAAACTGGTCATCATCAAGATGATGCTCCACGATAGTGATACACTTCTCCAGCAGTTGCTTATATTCAGGCGGCACCTTCAGATGATTTTTCCGGTGTGTTACCTGGTCATAGAAATAATGCTGCAGGTTGGTACGGTTCTTCAGCAACCCTTTCACCTTAGCAATCAACAAGTCATTATTGAAGGGTTTGGTAAGATAGTCGTCGGCCCCTTGCTCCGTTCCTTGCAACTGCACATCCTGCGATGCCATGGCAGTAAGCAGTATTACCGGTATATGGTTGAAGGTAGCATCATCTTTCAGGTGCCTGCACATCTCTATACCCGTCATACCTGGCATCATAATATCACTGATCACCAGGTCAGGCATGTACAACCTTGCCTGCTCGAGCCCCTCTATACCGTTGGCGGCCTTATAAATGGTAAACTCCTCTTCAAAAAGCTGGGTCATATAGTTCAGCATTTCAATATCGTCATCAACAAGTAACAGTATTTTCCTGGCGGAGATGACCGGGGTAGCGGGTAATACCGCATCAACTACAGCCGCTTCAGCAGCCTCCGTCATTTCTTCATAATGTAGCATATCGTTCATATTTGTGGCTGGATTATATTCTTTTATATCCTGGTTTTCAAAGTGTGCTTCTCCTTTCAGGAAACGTAGTTCAAAACTGCTGCCCTTACCGGCAACGCTGGTATAAGAAACACCTCCATGGTGTTGCATCATAAACTGCTTTACCATGAACAACCCAATACCAAAGCCGGCTTTCGCATGACCTTCGGCCTGGTAAAAACGGTCAAAGATCTTATCACCTGCTTCAGCCGGAATGCCTTTACCCGTGTCGGTTATGGCGATCAGCACCTCATCATCCGTCTCCGATACTTCAAACCGGATAACACCGTTTTCAGGAGTATATTTAAATGCGTTGGATAAAAGATTGTACAGGACTACCTCTATTTTGTTCCTGTCGCCACAGAGTTCAAATTCAAACGCTTCGCCCTCTAGTGTATAGCTGATATTCCTGGCGCGGGACTCATAGATAAAATAAAGAAACACATCCCGGCAAAGCTCCGAAAGATTGAATCGCGTAAGAGAAAGATCATCCGCATGTTTATCGGTTTTACGAAACAGCAATAGCTGGTCTATCAACCGCAACAGCCTGCGGGCATTCCTGTTGATGGTATTCAGATCCTTCAACTCTTCGGCATCATGCTGCTTGCGAAGCAAGCCCTGTAAGGGACTGATGATAAGGGTTAAAGGTGTCCTGAACTCATGCGATATATTGGTAAAGAAAGAAAGGCGCTTCTCATATATTTCCTTTTCCCTTTCGTTGATCACCTTTTCCGTTTCCCTTTCAGCTTTTTCCTGTTCATAACGGGCCATGGTCATGGCCTTTTCCGATTGAGCGCTTTCCAGTTCCGCCCTTTCTTTTTCAGCATTCACTCTCGCCAGTGCCACTTCGTACTTCAAACGGGCACGGTTGATCCTGTAACGCTGGTAAATGAATACGATAGCGCCTGCCGCCAGTATATACAACGTGTATGCCCACCAGCTCCTGTACCAGGGCGGCAGCACCTGTATCCGTAAAACCTCCTTCGGTTGCCCCCATCCCCCATTCGCGTCGGTAGCCTTTATCTTCAGTACATAATTGCCTTCACGAAGGTTGGAGTAAAGACCCGAATGCTGCGCCTCTACATCATTCCAATGCTGATCCCAGCCCTCGAGAAAATAGGCATACTTGATATTGTTCGCGCTCGGGTATTCCAGCGCAGCCATGGAAAACGCAAGATGTGCCTGGTCAAAAGGTAATTTCAACGAATAGATCCTGTCCGCATCGGCGCCACTCACCCATTTGCTGTTGGCAAAAACAGGCTGGTTATTAACTTTTATATCGGTCAGCAATACCGGGAAACTACTATACGCCTGGTGAACGCTATCCGGGTAAAAAATATTGAACCCCTTGATACCGCCAAAAGCCAGCTCTCCCGATGATAGCGCCAGCGCTGCATTATAATTGAACTGGTCACTTTGCAACCCATCCGCTCCAAGGTAATTGCGGAAACGGCCCGAAGCCTTGTCAAACCTCGATAATCCTCCAAAAGTACCCATCCATAAATGCCCCTGCATATCGTCAAGTAATGTTAGTACCGAAGGATTATTCAGCCCTTTTTCCGTAGCGTAAGTAACAAACTGGTTATTACCCGGAGTGAACTTCAGCAGGCCATAACCTTCGGTAGCCAGCCACAACACAGCACCATCATCATCGATCGAAATAGCACGTACCGGAGTGTTTACACGAAAAAAATCATACTTCTTTTTAACCGGGTCTATCCGGATAAGGCTATTGAAATTACCCGCCCAGAGTATGCCATTTTTATCTTCTGCCATGGTAAGTATGTCCGGCAACTCGGCGGCAAACAGCTCAAAACGGTTGGAAGTTCTGTTAAAGCGGTTAAGACCACTGCCTATAACACCCGCCCAGAGATTACGCGCCTTGTCTTCAAACAATACCCATATATCATTGTTGTAACCACCCCAGTTATCCGGGCAATAGAAATGATCGAAGGAGTTATTACTGCGCAGGCGGTTGATGCCACCGCCATAGGTGGCCACCCATAACTGCTGATAACTGTCGTAACAGATATTGGTAACAAAGTTATTGCTGAGCGAGCCGGCATTACCGGGTTGATGCATAAAGTTGCTGTAGCTATTCCGCTTCCTGTCCCAGCAACTGAGCCCCCCGCCATCACTGCCTATCCAGAGATTGCCCGACGGCTCTTCAGCAAAAGATAATACAAAGTCTTTTGAAGGACTGCCAGACGCTCCACGGCTAACAGTATTGAACTGCTCCTTCCGGGGATCGATGATATTGACACCACCCCTGAGCGTACCTATCCACTGAAGCCCCTGCGCATCACTATACACCGCATAAACAGCAGAACTGGCAATAGCATCGGCAGCTTTCCCCGCAGGCAGATAAGAAAATCCCCGGGTAACAGGATCAAAAATATTGACACCTCCCCCATCGGTTGCTATCCATAAACGCTTACGGGCATCACCACAGAGTTTAACGATACGGGCCGCTGATAAAGCACCAGGCTGCTCGTTGTAATGCGTTATATAATTGTTGCGACTGATATCATACTCATACAAACCATCGGATGCACCCACCCACAACCGGTTATCGCCCAACGATGCCAGGCAGTTGGCAGTATTCAAGGCAGCATTCACCACCACCAATGATTGCTTCTGGTAGTTGTAAAGCGCCAGCCCTCTTCCATTCAGTAATACCCATACTCTTTGCTCACTATCTATAACAATCGATTGAGCAGAATAACTATACAACCGCCCCTCATTGGTTTCAACAGGCAGTTGCTGTGCATCAAAAGAACCCGGAACAGCCA
This window encodes:
- a CDS encoding SusC/RagA family TonB-linked outer membrane protein; the encoded protein is MRQTTVYLLRFCLLLFPVIVGSKSAEAQQQKAKRISLKQAIEAVEKKFGTKFAYEHNLLEGKFTTEEALKGETVPEILKSLLYPNNLIFLYVSNNAYSIVARSASFFQGNTPAPSREIEVVVNMGQAPVKQTVRGLVTDLRGTPLPFVNIWVKGSNNGSQTSDRGEFLVSNVSSNDTLVFTYVGFLTETVGVNGRNSITVQMLPDSKNTLDEVVVVSTGLQQLPKERATGSFSTISAKEIEKVPVPNVIQRIEGMIPGVKINVRGGDRSFVYAGSGNLRSASSATRTTGRNDYDMAIRGTSTFNAETFPLVVLDGAITEMDISTLNPDDIESISFLKDAAAASIWGVRAANGVMVITTKKGRANQVPSISFSANASIAGKPDVGYLHMMNSAEMIDYETELVRRGYLNATNINASSYNTAVYYPAPASALALKRQAGLISQAAYDASIDSLSRINNYDQINKYILQPANSQQYNLSVSGGNNYSSYFYSASYSKERPNTRRSDGSRLTLTFNNNWKLFKIATLTTSFKGSFFKLNNNGLALTSLFNANNSPLLPYQLITDENGKGINYDRTNPDWTRTVSGYRSWTYNYMDELNYGDNTSNDNNYVANIDLKVPVYKGLEASVMYTNERSFGGAKNYYDPRTYYFRNTVNSAYYPSAPTEQQLILPDGTGILSQSDVKVNNYALRGQLSYNKVINRIHQLNVIAGSEIRQTQITGATNTIYGYNPQTGISTPVNFGSYAYYSPAGYSTSIGGAPTYTDKRRRYLSYFSNAAYTLLNKYSLSASVRYDDYNNFGLDRKYRATPAWSTGAKWAISKEEFMKPLTWISNLGLRLTYGVNGNIAPDQFPYTYVAVGGSPDPVTGLPYSSVINLANPQLSWEKTYVTNIALDFGFLDNRISGAIDFYNKDGRNLVYGFPINPAYAGLVNGSVYSGTTLVRNTATLSGKGVDMSLNGVMFSKKDWSWSAGLTFSYNTNKVTDSRFDTSALSAYTKSYNVYSIGQLAGFATDKLMVFRNAGLNAAGNTRTYNANGDTVGSSTYLAFADLKNAGRTSAPFFGGLNTSFKYKSFTVYAMLTYQFGNVFLKPTVSSYLTQYYRMTYDLSGAVADRWKQPGDELRTNVPGLAGNATTVNNNLMRFAYSDANVLPADYIRLREISLSYQLPSSLLPRDVIKGASLTATVRNLGLLWTANKEGYDPDFIGYPGGSYSLPAAKSYNLSLSINF
- a CDS encoding FecR family protein; this translates as MEKYNDYTAADFLDDNFFILYIRDAEPAVVAQWEQWLQTNPASMPAFNEAQQYLYAVLSAERIRPDDAFESTMLAGIRAGIGAEERRITRIRRIRFWTASAAACLALVAASVWYYRTPVVISTQLGEHRRVELPDHSIITLNANSSLTYYHAWWLRNKREVWLKGEALFEVAHINRDTSHIAPGERFIAYAGPLQVQVLGTTFNIKQRRNEIAVSLIKGKISVTNSRQGNPVLLEQGAAVRLVNDSLITTHVNELTNQPAAWIDSKIIAHGMSVQDIINNYEDTYGYRIVLDNPALAKKTIDGTISIGAEDNLLFMLANILNTDIERNGKLIYLKSR
- a CDS encoding RNA polymerase sigma factor; this encodes MRKEDSTLWNEFLNGNRESFEAIYALYHKNLYEYGMRKADDEDLVKDCIQDLFVRLWTKRNSISATTNIKYYLMAALKNLLLNSDIRKARTPVVELEENAFFKMNFVEQELPPSRQPDEQTIRLMAALNQLTGRQKEVLYLRYFEEMDYEQIAQLMDISVKGIYKLNYRAIDALKEILNLPKNDILVLLAVCRLYFMK
- a CDS encoding L-rhamnose mutarotase, producing MKRIAFKMQLKPGCLAEYQKRHDAIWPSLATLIQKSGISDYDIFCDETTGTLFGVQYCSGTSSQSLGDNELVQEWWAYMSDIMETNSDFSPQTTPLTRVFHLD